In Salvelinus namaycush isolate Seneca chromosome 17, SaNama_1.0, whole genome shotgun sequence, one genomic interval encodes:
- the LOC120062194 gene encoding extensin-like: protein MTRQRVRNGDPKSGHPRPIRVAACPAVREPTKTPTLHTPTLHTPTLHNPTLHTPTLHTPALHTPTLHNPTLHTPTLHSPALHNPTLHIPTLHTPTLHSPTLHSPTLHTPTLHNPTLNNPTLQSPTLHTPTLYTPTLHTSTLHSPTLHAPTLHSPNLHTPTLHTPTLHSPTLHTPTLHSPTLHTPTLHTPTLHSPTLHTHTLHNPTLHTPTLHSPALHSPTLHTLSLHTPTLYTHSLHTPTLHTLTLHTPTHHTPTLHTPTLHTPPTTPIPSTPLPSIPLTIHNYTLLTPTLHTFTLHTPNHPQLYPPHLYPPQPYPPHPYPPHPYPPHPYPPHPSHHTPTLHTPVLHSPTLHTPTLHTPTLHNPTLHTPTLHNPPQPYPPHPYPPQPCPPQPYPPYPFPPHPYHPHPYPPHPYPPHPYPPYPYPPHPYPPYP, encoded by the exons atGACCAGACAACGGGTCCGGAACGGTGACCCCAAATCCGGACACCCACGGCCCATCCGTGTGGCGGCATGCCCCGCTGTCAGAGAGCCTACCAAG ACACCTACCCTCCACACCCCTACCCTCCACACACCTACCCTCCACAACCCTACCCTCCACACACCTACCCTCCACACACCTGCCCTCCACACACCTACCCTCCACAACCCTACCCTCCACACTCCTACCCTCCACAGCCCTGCCCTCCACAACCCTACCCTCCACATCCCTACCCTCCATACCCCTACCCTCCATAGTCCTACCCTCCACAGCCCTACCCTCCACACCCCTACCCTCCACAACCCTACCCTCAACAACCCTACCCTCCAAAGTCCTACCCTTCATACCCCTACCCTCTATACCCCTACCCTCCACACCTCTACCCTCCACAGCCCTACCCTTCATGCACCTACCCTCCACAGCCCTAACCTCCATACCCCTACCCTCCATACCCCTACCCTCCACAGCCCTACCCTCCATACCCCTACCCTCCACAGCCCTACCCTCCACACCCCTACCCTCCACACCCCTACCCTCCACAGCCCTACCCTCCACACCCATACCCTCCATAACCCTACCCTCCACACCCCTACCCTCCACAGCCCTGCCCTCCACAGCCCTACCCTCCATACCCTTTCCCTCCACACCCCTACTCTATATACCCATTCCCTCCACACCCCTACCCTCCACACCCTTACCCTCCACACCCCTACCCACCACACCCCTACCCTCCACACCCCTACCCTCCACACCCCTCCCACCACACCCATACCCTCCACACCCTTACCCTCCATACCCCTAACAATCCACAACTATACCCTCCTCACCCCTACCCTCCACACCTTTACCCTCCATACCCCTAACCATCCACAACTATACCCTCCTCACCTCTACCCTCCACAGCCCTACCCTCCACACCCCTACCCACCACACCCCTACCCTCCACACCCTTACCCTCCACACCCCTCCCACCACACCCCTACCCTCCACAC CCCTGTCCTCCACAGCCCTACCCTCCACACCCCTACCCTCCACACCCCTACCCTCCATAACCCTACACTCCACACCCCTACCCTTCATAACCCTCCACAACCCTACCCTCCACACCCCTACCCTCCGCAGCCCTGTCCTCCACAGCCCTACCCTCCATACCCTTTCCCTCCACACCCCTACCATCCACACCCTTACCCTCCACACCCCTACCCTCCACACCCTTACCCTCCATACCCCTACCCTCCACACCCTTACCCTCCATACCCCTAA